TTTTGTTTTGACTATTATCTTTTTAACCCAATATATTATTGTATAAAAAAACTGTTCCATAATATTTTTTAATAATCAATTGATAGATTAAAACTCCATCGAAATGTTTACCATAAAAATTATTATGAAACAGCTCCTTAATTTATATTTTTAGTTTTTTAATTGACTCAAATAATTATTTGACCAAGTTTTGAAGCTTGATTTTGGATATTGGTCAATCAATTTCTGAAATAAATCAATTGCCTCTTTGTTATTACCCAATAATTGATGACATCTTGCTTCGTAATAAAGCAAATCATCTGCAAAATAATCATCACTGCTTGCAAATTTTGTAGCAGTCTTGAAATAAGCAACAGCCTGATTGAGATTTTTTTCTACCACAGGGCTTTTACCTCTGCTATATAATCTTGAACCCTCAGTAAATGCATTTTTTGCCATGACAGGGTATATCTCCTGTCTTAACTTATTATATAGTTGTTTTGAATTTGACGTCAAATTCTCTGATTTAACAACATATAATTTATTTGCTGCAGCTTCTTTGTCATTATCTAGATAAAATGCCACTGCACTTTGAAGATTTTCCAACGCTTCAAAGTTGGCTGCTTTTTCTTCATACTGTTTAGCAAGCTCATTTTTTTCATCTAAATCTAATTGTAATTTTTCCTTGTCACTATTAAGAGAATCTAATAAAGTATCATATTCATTTTCTTTGGTTAATATCTCTTTTCTCAGGTTATCAGCTTCCTTTGTCTTGCTTTTCACTTTTCCCGGTACAATCAGGAATACTGCAACTAGAAGTCCAATGACAACACCAAATATTACATAACCAAACTGTAATACTGATGGGTTAATCCTGCTTTCTTTCTTGGGCTTAGCCTTGATTAAATAATTTTCTTGTTTTTTATCAATTGCATATATCTTCTCTTTTTCTTTGGATTCTTCTGGGTCTTGTGAGGTTATTTCTTCATAATACTTTAATGCTACATAATTACTTTTATCAATAGATAAAACTTTTAATAATATTTTTTTTGCCTTTGTCAAATTATTGTCATGTATGTAACAAAGTGCTAACAAACAATAAGCTTTTACAAAATTAGGATTAAGACTTATTACTTTTTTAAGTTGTATAACTGCTAGATCTTCGCTTTTTTGTTCAATGTATTTCAATGCCTGATTATATTTTTTAACAGCAGAATTTATTGTATCTAATTTGTGTTGATTGTGATGAATCTTTTCAATATAATAATCAGCAATATTATTATCTTTTTGTATATTTTTACTTATTACCCACTGTTGAAGTGCAGATACAACTTCACCTATCTCAAAATATATAAGTCCTAATAAATTACGGGCATCTATATTGTTTTTATCTAATTTCAAACTTCTTTTCAATAAGCTGATAGCTCCAGTAAGATCTCTGAGCTTAGCAACTTGCAAACCTTGATTATATAGTAATTTTGAAGTATTCTGAATTTTTTCATATATATCAATTTTCAATCCACAATTAGTGCATGTATACTCATCATTTAATTCACTACCGCATTTTAGGCATAATCTACTCATTATTATCTCACCACTCTACTTATCATCATTTTTTATTTCTCTAATCATCTCTTGTAAAATATCGGACACATCTTTTGAATCATAAGCATATATTGATTCTTCTGCTTGTTCAATTTCCAAGCATGGTTTAAATCTTTTAATTTCTTCTTCAAAATTAATCATATTGGTCCTCCTCTTTGATTTTACTTTTAATATAGCCAACCAGATATAATGAACCGATACAACATACCATTCTACCTTCCCTACTTAACTGCATTGCATAATCAACTGCATCATGTATGTTAGCTATTGGACAAATATTATCGTAACCTAACTTTTCGCAGGATTCCTTAAGTAGATTAACGTCTGTTGCTCTATCACTATCTATCTGAGTCAAAATCATCCTATTTATATTATTACATTTTTTCAGTTCACTAATCATTTCATTGTAAGGTTTATCTTTTAAACTAGCGTATAAAATGTTGATTTCTGTATTATCATATAAATTATTAATATTATTTACAAACATGCTGATACCCTGGGCATTATGTGCTCCATCAATTAGCATATTGTCCATTACATATTCCATTCTACCTGGCCACTTGAATTTTTTAAGACCTTTTAATATAGATTCTGTGTTTAGATTCATACCTTCATCTATTAATACTTCAACAGCGGTAAGTGCAATGGAAACATTAATAATTTGGTAATTTGCTATAGTGTTTAAAAAAACTTCTTCATAATTATAATACTTGTTATTTATAGAAAAATCAATGTTTTTCTTGGTTCTTTTTAAAATACTATAGTGGAAATCATTGTAACTATAAAGTTTCGATTTTTTATTTACACATTCGACATTTATTGTGTCAAATATCTCTTTTTTATCATAATATAAAACTGTAGGTCTGCCTTGTTTGATTATACCTGCTTTTTCTTTTGCAATTTCTTCTATAGTATTTCCAAGAATAGCAACATGGTCAAGTCCTATTGATGTTATTATAGTTAGTATAGGATTTTCAATTACATTGGTTGAATCTAGTCTGCCTCCTAAGCCTGTTTCTAGGATTACATAATCTACGTTTTTATTTTTATAATATACTAATGCTATGGCTACAAGTACTTCAAAAAAAGTTGGATGGTTGAAACCGTTATCTACCATATAATCTATTTTTTCTTTAATTAGGATTAGTATGTTTGTTAGGTCGTCGTTGCTTATGTTGGTGTTGTTTATTTTTATTCTTTCGTTTATTTCTACAAGGTGTGGTGATGTGAATAATCCAGTTTTGTAGCCATGTTCGCATAGTATGTATGAGAGCATTGTGCATACGGAACCTTTGCCGTTTGTTCCTGCTACGTGTATGAATTTTAGGTTGTTTTGGGGGTTATCTAATAGTTTTAGAAGGGTTTTTATGTTGTCGAGTCCTGATTTTACTCCGAATTTTGGTATATCAAGTATATATTTTACAGCTTTATTATAGTTCAAGGGTTAATACCTCCAGGGATTTATATTAAAATACATAAGTTTAAGATGCATATAGTTGTATTTTTTGACTTTTTTTGATGATTAAATTCTATATAAATGTATCATATTAGGTTGGGAGTTTCAATAGTAAAATAGATGATTGGGGTTAGTATATGGGGGCAGGTGGTATAGGACTCGTTTTACTTGCCTTACTCCAAGGAACGGTCTGCGTAAAACGAGTCCTATACCACCTTTTTTATTGTGTACGTCAATTCAGGTATTTCATTGTAGTTAGTTTTTAAGAGTTCTTAGTAACCTCTCTATTCAATTCGATGTGTATCTTAATGGGGATTGTGTATAATGTTGTTGAGTTAAAATATAATGTAAAGTTTGCTTGACATGAAATGTAAAGCGTGCTATACTTTTGGTGTGGTAAAGTTCACTTTACATTTGTTAAGAGGTAAGTATTATTTTTTACTAAAGGAGGTATTGAATGGAGAATCGGATAAGGGAGTTGAGAGAAGAGTTTAGGATGACTCAGCAAGAGTTGGCTAAAAAGGTGGGGGTATCAAGGCAAACTATAATTTCTTTGGAGAATGGTAGGTATAACCCCTCTATTAATCTGGCATTTAAGGTTTCTAAGGCCTTTGATAAATTAATAGAAGATATTTTTATTTATAATGAGGAAGAAGATTAATTAGTTGAAGGGAGATATTTTATGAATAAATATGTTAAGAATGAGATTAAAAAGTCATTTGCTTTTATTTTAGGTGGTATCATTATTGGTGTGCTTGGTTATTTCCAAGATGGTAAGGATCAAAAAAGTTTGTATGCTCTATGTTTAGCATTTACAATTATTGGAATTGCTCAAATAGCAATTTATCTATCAGTTAGAAATAAACCTGAATACGTTGATAAAATTAAAGCTGAAAAAGAGGAACGAAGTGTTTTTATACGTGATAAGGCAGGCAAATCTGCTTTTTGGATTACATTTGGTGCAATAGCCATATCCAGTAATCTTAGCCAGTTCACAAAATTGACTGTTGCTGATTATGGAAATATTATCCTGGTTTTAATGTGTATCGTTTACTTTTCATTTTTCTTTTATAATCTAAAGAAATATTAGAGCTTCTACTGGCTCAAGAGCGGCATATAAGTAAGAAGGGGCTGTCTGATAATACATTTTTTAACGTCAATATCAAGGAAGATAGACTAGGTTTAGCGGTAAGCGAAGCCATGGACGGCGTAGCTCATACCCTTTAAACAGGACGTTTAAGGGTATGAATAGCTAAACCTAGTCTATCTTCCAAAACTTTTAGCCTTCTCCAAAAAATGTATTATCAGACAGCCCCTTTATCACACTGCCGTTGTCTGTTTTATTACTGTCTTACTTGCTTTTATATTTATTTTGCAATCAAGTTATTTAATCTTTCTTTTACTTGTTCCATCATACTTGAATATTTTTCAAGCTTTGCTTTTTCTTCGGCAACTACTTTTTCAGGTGCTTTGCTAACAAATCGTTCATTAGCTAATTTTTTATTTACACGGTCTAATTCACTTTCAAGTTTCTTTTCTTCAGCTTTCAATCTTTCTATCTCTTTTTCAATATCTACAAGTTCAGCGAAAGGCATAAATATAGTTGCATCTTCTATAACAGTCGATACTGCGTCATTATCAATACCGTCTTTGTTATTTTGAATAACTACTTCGTTAGCATATCCAAGAGTTGCAAAGAATACTTTTCCTTTTTGGAATGTATTTCTTACTTCTTCTTTATCGGATACAACAAATACTTTTGCTTTCTTTGATGGTGGTACGTTCATCTGAGCTCTTACATTTCTAATACTTCTTACAGCTTGTTTAATCAATTCGATTTCTGATTCTTCTGCTGTAAAATTCCATTCTTCTTTAAATCCTGGCCATTCAGAAACCATAATGGATTCTTCTTTATCTTGAATGAAAGTAAATATTTCTTCAGTGATGAATGGCATATATGGATGTAATAGCTTAAGTGATGTTATTAATACATTTTTAAGTGTCCATAATGCGGCTGCTTTGGTATCATCATCATCATTGTATAATCTAGGTTTTACCATTTCAATATACCAGTCACAGAATTCTTCCCAGATAAAGTCGTATAATTTTGCTACAGCAATACCTAACTCATATTTTTCCATGTTTTCTGTAACATCTTTTACTAAAGTATTGGCTTTAGATAATATCCATCTATCAGCTGGTGTCAATTCATCTAATGCTACTTCTCTTTCTTCTATGTTTTCAAGATTCATTAATATAAATCTAGATGCATTCCATATTTTGTTGGCAAAGTTTCTACTAGCTTCAACTTTTTCATCGTAATAACGCATATCATTTCCAGGTGCGTTACCAGTCATTAATGTTAATCTTAGAGCATCTGCTCCGTATTGTTTAACTACTACTAATGGATCAATACCATTTCCAAGGGATTTACTCATTTTTCTTCCTTGTGAATCTCTCACAAGACCATGAATAAGTACTGTATCAAAAGGTACTTCACCCATGAATTCCATTGAAGAAAATACCATTCTAACTACCCAAAATGGAATAATATCATATCCAGTTACCAATACATTAGTTGGAAAGAAATAACCTAATTCATCAGTATTATCAGGCCAGCCAAGTGTTGAGAAAGGCCATAATGCTGAACTGAACCATGTATCGAGTGAATCTTCATCTTGATGGAACTTGGTACCAGAACATTTAGTACATTTTTCAGGAGCTTCTTTGCTAACTATGATTTCTCCACAATCTTCACAATAGTAAGCTGGAATACGATGTCCCCACCATAACTGTCTTGATATACACCAGTCTCTAATATTTTCTAACCAATGAAGATATATCTTACCATATCTCTCTGGAACAAATTTTAAATCACCAGATTTTAGAACTCTGATTGCAGGTTTTGCCAATTCTTCCATCTTAACAAACCATTGTTGTTTTATCATTGGTTCAATAACGCTATTACATCTATCATGCATACCTACGTTGTGTGTATGTTCTTTTACTTTTACAAGTAATCCTTGTTCATCTAGGTCTTTTACCATTTGCTTTCTTGCTTCGTATCTATCTAATCCTTCATATTTTCCACCATTTTTATTGATGGAACCGTCATCATTCATTATATTTATCTGTTCTAGATCATGTCTGAGTCCAACTTCAAAGTCATTAGGGTCATGAGCTGGTGTAATCTTAACTACTCCTGTTCCAAATTCCATATCTACATATCTATCTGCAACTATAGGTATTTCTTTATTAACTAATGGTAGAATTACTTTTTTACCAATAAGGTGGCTATAACGTTCATCATCAGGATTTACAGCTACTGCAGTATCGCCAAGCATAGTTTCTGGTCTTGTTGTCGCTATCTCAACAAAATTATCTGAACCTACTATAGGATATTTAATGTGCCAGAAATATCCATTTTTTTCTCCATGTTCAACTTCTGCTTCTGATATTGCTGTTTGACATACTGGACACCAGTTAACAATTCTAGCCCCTCTGTAGATATAACCTTTGTTGTAATATTTGATGAATACTTCTTCAACAGCCTCGGATAATCCTTCATCAAGAGTAAATCTCTCTCTGTCCCAATCACAAGATGAACCTAATTTCTTAAGCTGATCAACTATTACTCCACCGTATTCTTCTTTCCACTGCCAAGCTCGTTCTAGAAATTTTTCTCTTCCGATATCTTCTTTAGTAATTCCTTCTTCAGCCATTTTCTTTACAATTTTTACTTCTGTAGCAATACTTGCATGGTCTGTTCCTGGTTGCCATAAGGCACTGTGACCCTGCATTCTTTTGAATCTAATAAGAATATCCTGCATAGTATTGTCAAGAGCATGCCCCATATGTAGCTGCCCTGTAATGTTTGGTGGTGGAATCACAATGGAAAATGGTTTCTTAGTTCTGTCTACTTCCGCATGAAAATATTTATTGTCCATCCATTTCTGATATAATCTTCCTTCTACCTTAGAAGGATCGTAAGTTTTATCTAAATTTTTCGCCATAACTTGCCTCCTACATATTTTTGTAATTATTTTTATTCTACAAATCTTTTAATTAAGCATGATTACATGTTTTCTTACCAATAGTAAAGTTGAGTGATTAACTAAATAGTACTATCATTATTACACCAACTACTACTAATAATGCTCCGATTATTCTAGTAACAATCATTCCATTATTCAACAACGCCAAAAATTCCTCATTATCGTTCTTATTCGGATTATAATCTAATTTCTTCTTATTCCTTTTATACATAAGCTTTGCACCATAAAAAATAATTGCGCCAACTACTACTAAAATAATACCTATTATTTTCATTTAATCACCTCATCAAAAATAGTTTCCTAAAAATAAAAAAATCCCATCATCCAAATAAGGACGATAAGACCGTGGTACCACCTTAATTCTTAAATGTATCAGCATAGCCAATACCAAATAAGCACTTAATAACCATTAACGGAGTCATCCGATCTATCCTACTATAATTTCAGATAAATTGCTAAAAAGCTACCTTCTGTTTGTCATATCATAGAAAATTTCTCAGCTACCTGAACTAAGTTCAAAGTAATTTTCCTCTCTGTAAGCCGTATCAAACATACTCCTCTTTCTCACTGCATTTATACTATCTATTACTAATTATATTATATGGTATTATAATATTTTTTGTTTGTCAAGGCTATTTTATTTTTATCTTTTCTTCACATATATAATAAAAACGCCGAACCCAGCTTTTTGCTCAGGACGAGCAAGTTGCTGGCGTAACATATACATATACTATTTTGCTAATGCCACGTCAGAACAAAACTATTTTTTTGACTTGCACCCAAAAATAATTTTTAATTATATAAGTACCTCATTAATAATCTTAGTTATAGCCTTTTCATTAGTAGTATCATTATTCCTAACATCAATCAATATTTTGGTTATAAGCTGTATCTCATTATTATATTGTTCCAAAGTATTCTTTAGCGTTTTTTTATCCTGCTTAATGTTTTCCATACCCGTGTATCTATTATCTTTATTTAAATATATATCAATGTTATCCAAGATATAATTAATTGATTGGATATCATGTTTTTTAAGTACTCTTTCAATATCATCTTCCAAAATGATTATATTACCTGATATTTTATGTATATTACTTTTATCTTTTTTGTTTTGCTGGAATTGTTTCCATCTATCTTCTAGCATCTCACCGCTCTTAACCTTGTATTTATTATATTCATAAGCAAGGAACTGTTCATTGTTTACATATTTAAGTTTGACTTTATTCAGAAGCTCAACAGCCCTCTGCATCAAAATATTGTTTTTCTTGATTTCATGTATGACGTATCTCCTGAAGATATATATCCACAAACTAAAAAACCCTATCACTACAATCATAATTATTGAAGGAATAAAAATGTCAACATCATTATTAGTATAGACAACACTTAATATCAATGCTGAAAAAGCAAAAATGGTTAATAACCCAATCATCAAGATCTTAACGAATTTTTGTGCCTTGATTAACCTTTCTTTACCATATAGCAAATCACCTTTTTCTCCCTCTATGTATGTAATATCATTTTTAACATCTCGTTGTCGTTGCTCAACACTTTTTAGATTCTTAATTACATCCTCAATATTTTCTTCATAATCCTGAAGATAATCGAATTGTTGTCCTGCTCCCTTTATTCTATCCACATATTCTACTTTATCATTTTTAATAGCAATATAATTATTAGCACAATTTTCGAATTCTGCCAATTGCTTTTTATTCATTTTTTCTATCTGCTGAATACTGGTATGAATCTTATTCAATCTATCATATTCTGCTATTACCTGTTCTTTATCCTTATAAGTATTTTTCAGTTTGCTGCACAATTTACTTGTGTTTTCTACATCATTATAAATATTATTGATATCGACTCCAAGATAATTTTTTTCATCAATATCAGCAATAACTTTTTTGGTAAATATGTTCTTTAAGTTTGCTATCAGTCCCATTTAGTTACCTCTTTCATATTTTAACATCATGATTATTAGTAAATAGAATTAAAGTATATATTTATTATATTGTTCACTTAATTAAGTGTCAAGAATAGTGTCAATTTATGTTTAATATTTCATATATTGGTAATACTAATTTCAATAATCTTTACTACTATATAAAATTAATTAAAGGTGAAATCATGTACAAAAAGATAATATGTATCTTTCTTATACCCCTGCTATTATTCACAGGTTGCTGGGATTCAAAAGACATCAATAAAAAATGTGTAAATATATCTTTGGGAATAGATTATGTTGATGATAACATACAGTTTTGTGGTGAAATAGTAAAACTAACCGGATCTCCAAGAGAAGATACAGGTGAATCACAATCATCCAGCGTATACACTATATTTGCCCAAGGTAAAACATTTGAAGAAGCTAGAGTAAACTATAATTCAAATATTCCTTACCCTTCGTTTCTTGGCGCTACTAGGGTTGTACTCTTCAGTGAAGAATTTGCAAAACGTGGAATAGAATCATATCTAAATAGAGTTGATAGTTTATTTGATTATAGAAAAACGTTAAATACTGTAGTATGCCGTGAACCAACAAAAGAATGTTTTAATATAGAAACTGATAAGGCTCTAGCAATTGGTTTATTTATAGAGAATATATTAAGGAATCTAAAAGACGAAGGAAATTCAATTTGTCTTGATGTTGGTGATTTACTTTCTGATATTGCATTTGGTTCAGTGGGTTATGTCCTTCCATATATCGGTATAGAATCTAACGATTTAAAATATTTAGGACTGGCTGTTTTCAAAGACTCTAAACTAATTGATATAATAGATGTTCATGATACTGAACCTCTTTTGTATATACTAGCTGATAATACTAAGTTAGTAGAACTAATCCCCGATCCTCTTGATAATCAAAATAAATATTCATTTAGAGTTCATATTAACAAAAGGAAAATATCAACTTCATTGAAAGATGATATAGTAAACATAACTATCAATTTAGACCTACATGCAGAATTACGTTATCAGTATTATAAACATAATATCTCAGATGAAATGATTAAACAGTTAGAAACCGAACTTTCTAATAAAATATCTAACGAAATTATTGATTTTGTCAAAGAAGCTCAAAAAAATTTCAAATGTGATATTTTTAATTTTGGTGAAGAATTCAAAGCTCAACATTATTATCAATATCAGGAAATAGATTGGGAACAAGCGTTTCTATCTGCAAATATCAATGCTAATGTGAAAACAACAATAGTAAACAAAAACTTAAAAAGCGATGATAATTTTAAAAATAGTAAATAAAGGGGCAGCAAGATGAATATTTTTGATACTTCATGGAAAAAAAAATCTAAAGAACTTGGTATAATTACTAGATATCTTGATGTTGGCGGTACCGAAATTATTATTTTATATATTCAACAAATAACTGATAGAAATATGCTTTCATTAAATATCATCAAACCATTACTATTATGTCAAAAAAAAGCTATCACTACTGACAAGATTATTAATACGATTTATATTGATGATTTATATACAGATACTAAAGAAAAAGAAATCATTAACTATGTTCTAAAAGGTAATTCAGTCATTATTATACCTACAGAAGAAAAATATATTGTTGCCAATACCTTAAAAATTGAAAAACGTCAAGTACAAGAACCAAATATAGAAAATACTATAAAAGGTGCTAGAGATGCTTTTAATGAAAATTATAATGATAATCTATCATTAATCAGATATAGATTAAAAGACCCCAAATTACGTATTGATGAATTAATAGTAGGAAAAAGAACACAGACTACAGTGGCTGTGATATATATTAAAGATATAGCCAATTCACACTTAGTTGGTACTATAAAAGATAAAATATCCAAGATAGATATTGACGGAATATTGGAATCCAGTTATATACAAAAATTCATATTAAATAATTCATATAATTTTTTCCCTCAATCTGGTATTGTTGAACGTTCAGATACTGCATGCGCCAATATTTTGGACGGCAAGGTAATAATTCTAGTGGAAGGTGGAAATCTGGCATTAGTTGTACCAAAGACTTTTATAGAATTTTTTGATACTGGTGATGATCATTTTGACAATACATTCATAAGTATTTTTTCAAAGTTTATTAGAATTCTATGTATAATGATTTCTTTATTCTTGACTTCATTATATGTTGCCGTTGTAAGCTTTCATTCGGATATACTGCCACCGCAATATATAATTAGTTTAGCTACATCAAGAGCAACTGTACCTTTTAATGCTTTTCTAGAAGCATTCTTGATGGAAACAGTTGCAGAAATTCTTAGAGAAGCAAGTGTAAGACTTCCTAAACAAATAGGTCCCGCTATTGGTATAGTAGGTACAATAGTTATTGGTCAAGCTTCTGTTTCAGCAGGTTTAGTTAGTCCTTTGCTGGTAATCATAGTATCATTATCTATTATGAGTTCTTTTGCAACTGCTGATTATTCAATCACTAATACTATTAGGATTTTGAAATTTTTAATGATAATAGTTACTAGTGTTTTCGGATTATTTGGTTTTACTATGGGAGTAATTCTAATAACAGTAAATCTCTGCTCCATGGATAGTTTTGGAGTATCTTATGTTGCTCCTTTATCACCATTAAATTTTAGAGCTTTAAAACATTTATTTTTAAGCGATATACATTTATCTAAAAAAAGACCAGAATATTTAAAAACAAAAGATGACACCCGACAATAACTGGAGGTATTTTTTTGAAAGAGCCACTTACAAACAAACAGATAATCTTTTTAATATTTTCTTATATAGTAGGATACGGAATAATATCTCTTCCTAAAAACATTGCAGAAGACATGGGTACTGGTGGATGGATATCTATAGTAATAGGTGATATTATTATTATTTTTTCAGCATTTCTATTTACTTATTTAGCAAAAACCTTTAATAATAAAACTATCTTTGAATATAGTAGAATTCTTACTGGTACATTTATATCATACTGTATTATATTTATCATCAGTATCTATTCAATATCTACAGCTACTGTTGTAACTAAATTGACATGCGAAACAATAAAACTTTCTTTCTTAATAAACACACCTATATGGGCTTTAACTACCTTTATGCTTATTGTGTGTTTTTATACATTGCTTAATGATATCCATGTTTTAGGAAGAATATTTGAGATATTTTGTTTAGTTTTCATTATCTTCGCCCTAATATTGGATATTGCAATCTTCTCACAGGGTGAATTAACTGACATAAAGCCTTTCTTCTTGTTAGATGTAGAAGGTTTAATAAAAACTCTTCCTAAAATAATTTTCCCTTTTGTGGGTATAGAATTATTAGCTGTAATACCAATGGATTTTAAAAAAGAAAATAAAAAGGTTTTTAGATATATATTAGGTATTTTGGTTTTAATAGGAATAGTCTATATCATAAATGTAGAATCATCTATATCTGTTATGGGAGTTGATAGCATTATTCACTATGAAGATGCTAGATTCGCCTCAATAAGAAGAATTGAAATTGATGCCTTGCAATTCTTAAAACGATTAGATTCCATTTTTATAGTAGCATGGCTTTTGAGTACTTTTGGTACAATTGTTCTCTCGTTATACATGGCAGTATTTTTACTTAATAAATTATTTTCTAAAATAAATCGTAATATTATCGTGTTTATCCTTATAGCTATAGTATTCATCCTAACTTTAATACCTACAACTATGGATATGCTAAGACAAGCCCTTGATTATGTAAGTTATTTAGGTATAGGTATCTTATTGGTTATGCCGATATTACTATCTATAATAACTTTAATAAAAAAACATTTCAAGAAAATATAATTCTATAATTAATTGTTATCAACAATATACTAACTATCTTGAATTTGACTTGCATTTTGAATCTTAATAGGTATAATGATAGATGTAAAGGAAGTGATTAAGTGTCAAATAAAAAAAGTCATTTTCATGGTAGCGACCTAGAAAAAATAGAATCAGTATATAATATAAATAAATATGATATCATCAATTTTAGCGGAAATGTCAATCCACTAGGAGTTTCTAAAAATCTATTAGAACTACTATCGAAAAATGTTAATGTTATAGGAATGTACCCTGATAGGGCGTATACAAAATTAAGAAAGCAATTGGCAAAATATATAGATGTTAATTATAAAAATATAATTGTTGGTAACGGTTCAACTGAACTTATTTCCATATTCATTAATATCATCAAACCAACAAAAGCTCTTATTGTGGGTCCTACATATTCAGAATATGAAAGAGAAATCTCAATAGGCGGTGGTTCTTCTAATTATTATCCTTTGAAAGAAGAACTGGATTTCAAGATAGATATTAAAGATTTATTATTAAATATAACTGATGATATGGATTTACTGGTTATATGTAATCCTAATAACCCTACATCAACATCAATTTATTCTGAAGACATAAAATGCATATTAGAATATTGCCATGAAAAAAATATATATGTTATGGTAGATGAAACATATATTGAATTTACAAAGGAAATGGATAAAATAACTTCTGTTGGACTTACAAATTCATATGATAATTTGTTTATAACTAGAGGAGTTTCAAAATTCTATGCTTCACCTGGCTTAAGATTAGGATACGGTATCTGTGGTAATAAAACAATTATGGAGAAGATCAATAATCTAAAAAATCCTTGGACAATCAACTCTTTAGCAAGTTTTGCTGGTGAGGTTATGTTTGAAGATGAAGAATATATCAAAATGACAAAAGATTTCATTGAACAAGAACGTAATAGAATATACAAGGAATTGGATAGCTGGAAAGATATTAAAGTATATCCACCAACAGCTAATTTTATTTTAATCAAGATATTAAGAAACGATATAGATTCACATCAA
The window above is part of the Vallitalea guaymasensis genome. Proteins encoded here:
- a CDS encoding GerAB/ArcD/ProY family transporter, whose amino-acid sequence is MKEPLTNKQIIFLIFSYIVGYGIISLPKNIAEDMGTGGWISIVIGDIIIIFSAFLFTYLAKTFNNKTIFEYSRILTGTFISYCIIFIISIYSISTATVVTKLTCETIKLSFLINTPIWALTTFMLIVCFYTLLNDIHVLGRIFEIFCLVFIIFALILDIAIFSQGELTDIKPFFLLDVEGLIKTLPKIIFPFVGIELLAVIPMDFKKENKKVFRYILGILVLIGIVYIINVESSISVMGVDSIIHYEDARFASIRRIEIDALQFLKRLDSIFIVAWLLSTFGTIVLSLYMAVFLLNKLFSKINRNIIVFILIAIVFILTLIPTTMDMLRQALDYVSYLGIGILLVMPILLSIITLIKKHFKKI
- a CDS encoding pyridoxal phosphate-dependent aminotransferase translates to MSNKKSHFHGSDLEKIESVYNINKYDIINFSGNVNPLGVSKNLLELLSKNVNVIGMYPDRAYTKLRKQLAKYIDVNYKNIIVGNGSTELISIFINIIKPTKALIVGPTYSEYEREISIGGGSSNYYPLKEELDFKIDIKDLLLNITDDMDLLVICNPNNPTSTSIYSEDIKCILEYCHEKNIYVMVDETYIEFTKEMDKITSVGLTNSYDNLFITRGVSKFYASPGLRLGYGICGNKTIMEKINNLKNPWTINSLASFAGEVMFEDEEYIKMTKDFIEQERNRIYKELDSWKDIKVYPPTANFILIKILRNDIDSHQLFETLIQKKIMIRDASTFPFLNSQFFRFCFMNKEQNDFILDELSKIFN